Proteins from a single region of Murdochiella vaginalis:
- a CDS encoding sodium/glutamate symporter, translated as MTLWDVVTDVALLGALMLIGQFLRAKVKLFQSLLLPASLIGGFIGLALGPSGANVLPFSKSLSGYAGILIAVVFGCTPIGDKPLSKKELKGVGGFFYQNTGILIFQYAIGMALSLFVLNKFWPDLHNSFGLIYATGFYGGHGTAAAVGSAFKDLGYPEFFDLGNASATVGIVVGIIFGMALINWGTRKGYTNYVASPKQLPADMRTGLIAPENQKPSTKGTINNMSLDSLAFHVGIAIFVTFVAKRLSGVIAKAVPGLSIPVFVLALAVGYVAQFFLRATKADKYVDRSTLQRISGTSTDFLVCSAVASLKLSTIASYAGPLMITFVIGIIINILWFLWVSKYSSERDWFERGIMNYGRSNGVVATGVLLNRVVDPDAKSRGLEDTGITDLLNRPIAIALQVLPPAICMSTLSSVYAMTGVMWLGFIVLTVIALALKWWTPGKMQGGQKK; from the coding sequence ATGACACTATGGGATGTCGTAACTGACGTTGCCCTATTAGGCGCATTGATGCTGATCGGGCAATTCTTACGTGCAAAAGTGAAATTATTCCAATCTCTGCTTTTGCCGGCTTCCTTAATTGGCGGCTTTATCGGCTTGGCACTAGGGCCGAGCGGGGCGAACGTTTTACCGTTCTCAAAAAGCTTGAGCGGCTACGCAGGCATTCTGATTGCTGTTGTCTTTGGTTGCACGCCGATTGGAGATAAGCCGTTATCGAAAAAAGAGCTTAAAGGCGTTGGTGGATTTTTCTATCAGAACACAGGTATTTTAATTTTTCAATATGCGATTGGTATGGCCCTGTCATTATTTGTTTTGAATAAGTTTTGGCCAGACCTGCATAACAGCTTCGGCTTGATTTATGCAACCGGCTTCTACGGTGGTCACGGAACTGCTGCTGCTGTCGGTTCTGCGTTTAAAGATCTGGGTTATCCGGAATTCTTCGACCTAGGCAATGCCTCCGCAACGGTTGGTATTGTTGTTGGTATTATCTTTGGTATGGCACTCATCAACTGGGGCACGCGAAAAGGATATACCAATTATGTTGCTTCGCCGAAACAGCTTCCTGCCGATATGCGTACCGGTTTAATCGCTCCGGAAAATCAGAAACCCTCGACCAAGGGGACGATCAACAACATGTCCCTTGATTCGTTAGCTTTCCACGTCGGCATCGCGATCTTCGTCACCTTTGTTGCGAAGAGACTGTCCGGAGTGATTGCAAAAGCCGTTCCTGGCTTATCGATTCCGGTTTTCGTACTGGCTTTGGCCGTCGGTTATGTGGCACAGTTCTTCCTGCGTGCAACCAAAGCGGACAAATACGTTGACCGCAGCACGCTGCAGCGTATCAGCGGAACCTCGACAGACTTTCTGGTTTGCTCGGCGGTTGCTTCGTTGAAATTAAGCACGATTGCATCGTACGCTGGTCCGTTGATGATCACCTTCGTCATCGGTATCATCATCAACATCTTATGGTTCCTCTGGGTCAGCAAGTATTCTTCTGAGAGAGACTGGTTTGAGCGCGGCATTATGAACTATGGCCGTTCCAATGGCGTCGTCGCGACGGGCGTTCTCTTGAACCGTGTTGTCGACCCGGATGCGAAATCGCGTGGCTTGGAAGACACCGGCATCACCGACCTTCTGAATCGTCCGATTGCCATTGCTCTTCAGGTGCTTCCGCCGGCAATTTGTATGAGCACGCTCTCCAGCGTGTATGCGATGACAGGCGTAATGTGGCTCGGCTTCATCGTATTGACCGTTATCGCCTTGGCGTTAAAATGGTGGACTCCGGGCAAAATGCAGGGAGGCCAGAAGAAATAA
- a CDS encoding NAD(P)-dependent oxidoreductase: MKYDIMHFEALGEEAEHLQEETDRLVAEGKLKKDFSSVITPLTLQEYLKQENLSGKDLPNIVTTKTHSVLPEEWVNSEPKKSVITRSAGYDHFEHLQNKLNIASLRVYCVKAVAQTAIKFLYAAAGYLNEYSKNTLLFERNKTHSFHELGPDMVATVFGVGNIGAETYRMLVQNGLTVQAVDVRAEELKGLDAYKDFHFVDKETAIKNSDVILNVMNLTKSKESRFYNVNYFDQETLSKAKKGIILINVTRGEIMPEHVVLEGMEKGQIIGFGTDVFSYEERITQALRNGETKSDDPDIDAALTLIHRALNREANVYVQPHQGFNSDVAAVDKAKEAMAHVAFFFNEGKGTFREQLPYYES, translated from the coding sequence ATGAAGTACGATATCATGCATTTTGAAGCTCTTGGAGAAGAAGCGGAGCACTTACAAGAAGAGACGGACCGCTTGGTTGCGGAGGGAAAACTGAAAAAAGACTTCTCTTCGGTGATTACGCCGTTAACGCTACAAGAGTATCTCAAGCAGGAGAATTTGAGCGGAAAAGACCTTCCCAACATCGTCACCACCAAAACGCATTCGGTATTACCGGAGGAGTGGGTGAACAGCGAACCGAAGAAGAGCGTCATTACGCGAAGCGCCGGCTATGATCATTTTGAGCATCTTCAGAACAAACTGAACATCGCCAGCTTGCGCGTGTACTGCGTGAAGGCTGTCGCACAAACAGCAATCAAGTTTTTGTATGCTGCAGCAGGCTATCTGAATGAGTATTCCAAAAACACGCTGCTCTTCGAACGCAATAAGACGCACTCATTCCATGAGCTGGGGCCGGATATGGTTGCCACGGTGTTCGGTGTAGGAAACATCGGCGCGGAAACCTATCGGATGTTAGTACAAAACGGGCTGACCGTTCAGGCTGTTGACGTACGCGCCGAAGAACTGAAAGGCCTTGACGCATATAAGGACTTCCACTTTGTCGACAAAGAGACCGCCATTAAAAATTCCGACGTGATCCTTAACGTCATGAATTTGACCAAATCCAAAGAAAGCCGTTTCTATAACGTCAACTACTTTGATCAAGAGACGCTCTCCAAAGCGAAAAAGGGAATCATCCTCATCAATGTCACCCGAGGAGAAATCATGCCGGAACATGTGGTTTTAGAAGGCATGGAAAAGGGGCAGATCATAGGCTTCGGTACCGATGTGTTCAGTTATGAAGAGCGCATTACGCAGGCTTTGCGCAATGGCGAAACCAAGTCGGATGATCCGGATATTGACGCTGCCTTGACATTGATTCATCGTGCGCTCAACCGCGAGGCCAACGTATACGTACAGCCCCATCAGGGCTTTAACTCCGATGTTGCCGCCGTGGATAAGGCAAAAGAAGCCATGGCCCACGTCGCCTTCTTCTTCAACGAGGGGAAGGGAACGTTCAGAGAGCAGTTGCCGTATTACGAAAGCTAA